The genomic stretch CGGCAATGGCTGCATCAATAGGATTTTTGATATGGCTCACAGCAGCTACTGCACCTGCTTTGAGTGTAGATCCATCCATGATGGCGGCATCCATTTCATGCGTACCGGCCGATGTATATACCGCTCCCTTGCCCGCATTGAACAACGGAGAATTTTCCATGACATGAATGGCAGCCTGCACAGCATCTATAGCTGTATGATGTGCCTGCAACTGAGCATAGCCAGCCCGCAAGGCCTGCGTAAGCGTAGCCTGCAAACTGTCACGTATAGCCGGTGAAAGCTGTTCAGGCTTGATAGTACCTGCCCCTCCATGAATAACCAGCACAACGGGATCTGCAACCTGTTGCTGGGCAGCAAGCATCTGAGAACAAAAACAACATGCAAGCAATAAAGATCTGATCTTCATAAATAAAAAATTTATCTGTACAGATGATTAAATTTACAGGATTAAACACATTCCATATGCTTCGCCCTGCTTATGTCATTGGCCTCTGCCTGTGTCTGCAGATCAACATTACATACGGCCAACAAGATACAATTACTCCGGAAATTGTACAATCGGCTTCCCGCTTGATAGACATGCAATTTTCTGTTCCGGAAATGGATTCCATGCTGGATGGATTGCGCGATTACCGAAACGATTATCGTCGGTTTCACCAATACATGCTGGCAAATGCCGATGCTTTACCCCTCTGGTTTGATCCCGTTCTTCCGGGCATGAAGATGGATACAGTCCAAAAATCTATTCGGTGGAATATTCCGAAGGATGTACCGCTCCCAGCCAACCGGAATGAGCTGGCATATTATTCAATTCTGCAGCTGGCGGGGTTGCTGCGTGAAAAGAAGATCAGCTCCGTGGAATTAACCCGCTTTTTCATAGATCGGTTGAAAAAATATGGTCCTTTGCTGCATTGCGTGGTATCGATTCCGGAAGAAATAGCAATGGAAGAAGCCCGCAAAGCCGATGAAGATTTTGCAAAGGGCATTGACCGCGGACCTTTGCAGGGTATTCCGTATGGAGTGAAAGATTTGTTTGCTGTGAAAGGCACCTATACCACTTGGGGAACGCCTCCATACCGGAACCAGCGTATTGATGAAACGGCTTATGTGGTGCAAAAGCTGCAGGCTGCCGGGGCTGTGCTGGTAGCCAAGCTTTCCCTAGGTGAGCTGGCTATGGATGATGTGTGGTTTGGCGGGCTTACCCGCAATCCATGGGATACGGCCCATGGTTCGAGTGGCTCATCTGCCGGTTCTGCAGCTGCAACGGTGGCCGGCTTGGTACCTTTTGCGCTGGGTACGGAAACCTGGGGCTCGATTGTATCACCTAGCACTGTCTGCGGAGCTCTTGGGCTGCGCCCTACCTTTGGCAGCATCAGCCGCACCGGAGCTATGACGCTGGCCTGGAGCTCTGATAAAATCGGACCTCTTTGCCGGACAGCCGAAGATGCAGCTATCGTATTTGCCGCGATCCACGGTACAGACGGCATCGATAAAGCCGCCCGCTTTGCAGCTTTCAACTATCATCCGGATGCCGACGTGCGTACATTTACCGTTGCTTATGCCAGCAACTGGATTGATACCCTTCCTGAAAATCATCATATCAAACAAGCGATGAGGGTGTTTCAAAACATGGGTGTAAAGCTAATTCCCATTGTGTTTCCCGATTCCTTTCCGGCAGATGCAATTCTCAGAGTGATTGTTGGCGCAGAATCTGCTGCCGCTTTCGATCCTCTCACACGCAGCCATCGGGATAGTCTCATGGTACAGCAACGAAAATATTCATGGCCCAATCAATTCCGTACTTCACGCTTCATTCCCGCCGTAGAATACCTGAATGCACAACGGTTACGCTATCAGATCATGCAACAGGTGGATCCCTTGCTCAATCAGTACGATGCTATTCTGGTGCCCACATTCGCCGGTCAGCAGCTGGCATTAACCAATCTTACGGGTCATCCGGTAGTTTCAGTACCCGATGGCTTCCGTGCGAACGATACACCCACCAGTTTTACCCTGATCGGTAAACTCTTTGGTGAAGCAGCTATCCTGGAACTGGCGCAGCAATATCAGCTCAACAGCGGATGGTACAAGCATCACCCGCCCCTGTTCAGTAACTGATTGCATACATCCGGCAACCGTTAAGGCTATATTCCTGTCCTTAGCTTTGAATATGGTATTTTTGTTGAAGGAATATGGATAGGGTTTTATCATGCGGGGATTTAAAAAATTACTGAAGATTGTGGCATTTCTGGCGCTGGGACTGGTTGCGCTGGCCCTGCTGCTGAATGTTGTGGTGAATATTCCGGCCGTTCAGAATTTTCTCGTGAAAAAAGTCACCGATCAACTGTCGGCTCAGCTTCATACCCGCGTAAGTATTGCCCACGTGCAACTTCAGCTTTTTAACCGGCTGCAGATAAGCCAAGCCTATGTGGAAGATCAGCGGCATGACACCTTGCTGTATGCTGGCAATGTACAACTGCGCATTACCGACTTCTTTTTCCTAAGCAAACATCCGGTTATTCATTTCCTGGCTCTGAAAGATGTAAAGCTTCAGCTCGCACGCCAGCCCGGTGATAGCGTTTGGAATTATCAGTTTTTGCTGGATGCATTTTCATCTGGCAAAAGTTCTTCCACACAAAACCAGCCGATTAATCTTCCCGATATCCGGCATATTGCATTGACAAATATCCGTATGGATCAAACAGACGGCTGGGCCGGACAGGATATGCATCTCAGCCTGGCTGCACTTGATATGCAGGCACAACGAACAGATTTTCGCCAACGGAAGCTTATCATCCGAAACCTAAGCCTTACAGATCCTTCCTTTAGTTTATATCAGTATCCAGCCACAGCTCCGGCCGATACAACTTCTTCATCTGCATCAGCAACCCCGGAAACAGATCAATGGAATCCTGATCACTGGCAGATACTTGTCAGGTCTTTACACATACAAAACGGTTCATTTGCCATTGATGATACCAGCCGGCTGGTGGATGCGCCTTATTTCGATCCTGCACATATTCATATTCACCACATCATGCTGCAAATGGATAGCCTGCAGTTGCAACAGGATACTTTTACCACACGTCTGAAGCTTGCAGCTGCGGAGCGCAGCGGATTTCAGATCCAATCCCTCACCTGCCGGTTTAAATTTTCACCGGTGATCATGGAATTCAGCCAGCTGGATCTGCAAACGGGCCATAGCCATCTGGGAGATTATTACGCTATGCATTTCAGACATTTTGCAGATATGAGCGATTACATTCACCGGGTAACCATGGTGGCTCATATTCAACAAGCCCGTTTGCATTCTGATGATATTGCCTACTTTGCTCCTGCTCTGCAGTCATGGCATTCGCAAATGATTATCAGCGGTGATGCAAGGGGTACTGTGAATGATCTGCGCATCAGACACCTGGAACTGCAGGCCGGCAAACGCAGCCTGCTGCAAGCCAGCCTGCAAATCAACGGTCTGCCCGATATACAGGAAACTTTTCTGGATGCAGAAATCACACGCCTGACAACCAACAACACGGATCTTCAACGCTGGGTACCGGTACTCAGCAATTCTTTACCCGTTAATCTTTCCGCACTTGGCACCATCAACTTCAATGGTAACTTCACGGGATTTCTGCATGATTTTGTTGCCTATGGCAATTTTTCCACTGCAATAGGATTTGTACATTCTGACCTGAACATGAAACTGGGAAAATATCATACTCCTATTTATTCCGGAAAACTCTCTGCCCGTGAATTTGATCTGGGTAAATTTCTCAATACTGAGGCGTTAGGGCCTACTACCTTTCAAACACAACTGAATGGACAAGGGCTGAATCTGAACACGTTGAATGCCCGGTTAACAGGCGATTTCACCAAACTCACAATCAAACAATATCCCTATCAGCATCTGCACATACAGGGAGTGTTTCAAAAAAAATTGTTTGATGGCCAGCTGACCGTCCGTGATACCAATGCCAATCTGGATTTCAAAGGAACCATTGACCTGAATGATTCTTTACCGCATTTTGATTTTCTATCCACCATCCATCATGCAGATCTCAGAAACCTGTTGCTGACAGATGATTCCATTGCTTTTAGTGGCCAGCTCGATCTGCATATGCAAGGCAATAAAATAGACAATTTTCTGGGTAGTATCAGGTTATACAACGTAAATCTGCTGAAAAACAAGCAACGGATCGCTTTTGATTCCTTGCATATAGAATCAAAAATAGACAGCGGTGATGCA from Thermoflavifilum aggregans encodes the following:
- a CDS encoding amidase, encoding MLRPAYVIGLCLCLQINITYGQQDTITPEIVQSASRLIDMQFSVPEMDSMLDGLRDYRNDYRRFHQYMLANADALPLWFDPVLPGMKMDTVQKSIRWNIPKDVPLPANRNELAYYSILQLAGLLREKKISSVELTRFFIDRLKKYGPLLHCVVSIPEEIAMEEARKADEDFAKGIDRGPLQGIPYGVKDLFAVKGTYTTWGTPPYRNQRIDETAYVVQKLQAAGAVLVAKLSLGELAMDDVWFGGLTRNPWDTAHGSSGSSAGSAAATVAGLVPFALGTETWGSIVSPSTVCGALGLRPTFGSISRTGAMTLAWSSDKIGPLCRTAEDAAIVFAAIHGTDGIDKAARFAAFNYHPDADVRTFTVAYASNWIDTLPENHHIKQAMRVFQNMGVKLIPIVFPDSFPADAILRVIVGAESAAAFDPLTRSHRDSLMVQQRKYSWPNQFRTSRFIPAVEYLNAQRLRYQIMQQVDPLLNQYDAILVPTFAGQQLALTNLTGHPVVSVPDGFRANDTPTSFTLIGKLFGEAAILELAQQYQLNSGWYKHHPPLFSN